In one Candidatus Dormiibacterota bacterium genomic region, the following are encoded:
- a CDS encoding GntR family transcriptional regulator, whose protein sequence is MQLAIALDLQRDTPPFAQIVEQIQSYIEGGALAPNAPLPTVRQLARDLGIAPNTVARAYLELQDAGWLVGDGRRGTRVASRVPLQARRSRAHALGEAVSRFVDGMRRRGYTLPEIAAAVGDIRE, encoded by the coding sequence ATGCAGTTAGCGATCGCGCTCGACCTCCAACGTGATACGCCCCCGTTCGCGCAGATCGTCGAGCAAATCCAATCGTACATTGAGGGTGGAGCGTTGGCGCCGAATGCGCCGTTACCGACGGTACGCCAATTGGCGCGCGATCTGGGGATCGCCCCGAACACGGTTGCGCGAGCGTATTTGGAACTGCAGGACGCCGGCTGGCTCGTCGGCGACGGGCGACGGGGAACGCGCGTAGCATCGCGCGTTCCCCTACAGGCCCGGCGTTCGCGCGCGCATGCGTTGGGCGAAGCCGTCAGTCGTTTTGTCGATGGAATGCGCCGCCGCGGCTATACGCTGCCGGAGATCGCCGCAGCCGTCGGAGATATCCGCGAGTGA
- the aroH gene encoding chorismate mutase: MKMRGIRGAITVECDDAQAIVAATKRLLCAMVERNRVGIDDIASVLFSLTPDLHAAFPALGAREMGWVHVPMLHFTEIDVPGSLGQCVRVLMHVNTAIGQEALDHVYLDGAVALRPDLAKDAR, translated from the coding sequence ATGAAGATGCGCGGCATTCGCGGTGCGATTACGGTCGAGTGCGACGACGCGCAGGCGATCGTCGCCGCGACCAAACGGCTGTTGTGCGCGATGGTGGAGCGCAATCGCGTGGGGATCGACGACATCGCATCGGTGCTGTTCAGCCTCACGCCCGATCTGCATGCGGCCTTTCCGGCGCTCGGGGCGCGCGAAATGGGGTGGGTGCACGTGCCGATGCTGCACTTTACGGAGATCGACGTGCCGGGTTCGCTCGGGCAATGCGTGCGCGTGCTCATGCACGTGAACACGGCGATCGGGCAAGAAGCCTTGGACCACGTCTATCTCGACGGCGCCGTCGCGCTCCGTCCGGATTTAGCGAAAGACGCGCGATGA
- a CDS encoding prephenate dehydrogenase/arogenate dehydrogenase family protein: protein MIEPGTLGIIGVGSIGGSIALAAQRRGWSTIGYDRDPLASDCAGPQDVYDRADVLVIATHLESSLQLLRELAVTPPARARLILDVASVKVPILDAAAGLSHFVASHPMAGTERSGRAAASAELFDGRMWAYVPGRDGALNERARTFIEQLGARPFAVDPYVHDRVVALTSHVPQVVASAVAAHVRELAQSAGEGVVDALCGPAARELLRLSRSGADMWRDILHANAAEVAPQLRAIAEELLAIVRALEDGDDGAIERVFSRGNPRR, encoded by the coding sequence ATGATCGAGCCGGGGACGCTCGGCATCATCGGCGTCGGGTCGATCGGCGGTTCGATTGCATTAGCCGCGCAACGGCGCGGCTGGTCGACGATCGGGTACGATCGCGACCCGCTCGCGAGCGATTGCGCCGGGCCCCAAGACGTGTACGACCGAGCGGATGTTCTGGTGATCGCTACTCACCTCGAATCCAGCCTGCAGTTGTTGCGGGAACTCGCCGTAACGCCACCCGCGCGCGCCCGCTTGATCCTCGACGTTGCCTCGGTAAAAGTCCCCATCCTCGATGCGGCAGCGGGGCTGTCGCATTTTGTCGCCTCCCATCCGATGGCCGGAACGGAGCGTAGCGGACGTGCCGCCGCGAGCGCCGAGCTCTTCGACGGACGCATGTGGGCATACGTCCCGGGCCGCGACGGTGCGTTGAACGAACGCGCTCGCACCTTTATCGAGCAGTTGGGCGCGCGCCCGTTTGCCGTCGATCCGTACGTGCACGACCGAGTGGTCGCCCTCACCTCGCACGTGCCGCAAGTGGTGGCGAGCGCGGTTGCCGCGCACGTACGCGAACTTGCGCAGAGCGCGGGCGAGGGAGTCGTCGACGCGCTCTGCGGCCCAGCGGCACGCGAATTGCTGCGGCTAAGCCGCTCCGGCGCGGACATGTGGCGCGATATTCTACATGCCAACGCCGCAGAGGTCGCGCCACAGCTGCGAGCCATCGCCGAGGAACTGCTCGCGATCGTTCGCGCGCTTGAAGACGGCGATGACGGCGCGATCGAACGCGTCTTTTCGCGCGGTAATCCCAGGCGATGA
- a CDS encoding prephenate dehydratase domain-containing protein, with protein MKLTAGFQGEAGAFSEEAARQLLGDVETRGYESFDELLAAVDRKEVELGLLPCENSIHGAIARSYDLLLAYPRVRIVDETTHQIVQSLIGTHDATLEGITSIRSHPVAIEQCRGFLAKHPHVEIRAATDTAGSVREIARLGDPTQAAIGPAASAARYGGRILVDSVADEAENYTRFFVIQRDGPARRSLGRTCVATVLVHRPGSLHRALGEIESRGFNLRSLITRPRRGNPFEYVFYLEFDCPSYEEARELAARLAPKSQILGWY; from the coding sequence ATGAAACTCACGGCCGGATTTCAAGGCGAAGCCGGGGCGTTTAGCGAGGAGGCGGCGCGGCAGCTGCTTGGGGATGTCGAGACGCGCGGTTACGAGAGTTTCGACGAGTTGCTCGCGGCGGTCGATCGCAAGGAGGTCGAGCTGGGTCTCTTGCCTTGCGAGAACAGCATTCACGGCGCGATCGCTCGCTCGTACGATCTCTTGCTGGCCTATCCGCGCGTGCGCATCGTGGATGAGACGACGCACCAAATCGTGCAGTCGCTGATTGGAACGCACGATGCGACGCTCGAGGGAATCACATCGATTCGCTCCCATCCCGTGGCGATCGAACAGTGCCGGGGATTTCTTGCAAAGCATCCGCACGTGGAAATTCGAGCGGCCACCGATACGGCCGGTTCCGTGAGGGAAATCGCGAGGTTGGGCGACCCGACGCAGGCGGCGATCGGCCCGGCGGCAAGCGCCGCGCGGTACGGAGGGCGGATTCTCGTGGATTCGGTTGCGGACGAAGCTGAAAATTACACGCGATTCTTCGTTATCCAGCGAGACGGGCCGGCGCGGCGCAGCCTGGGACGGACCTGCGTCGCAACCGTGCTCGTACACCGGCCGGGCAGCCTGCACCGGGCGTTAGGAGAGATCGAGAGCCGGGGCTTCAACCTTCGTTCGCTCATCACGCGCCCGCGGCGCGGTAACCCGTTCGAATACGTGTTTTACCTGGAATTCGATTGCCCGTCCTACGAGGAGGCTCGCGAACTCGCCGCGCGGCTAGCCCCGAAATCGCAGATTTTGGGTTGGTATTAA
- the rpsL gene encoding 30S ribosomal protein S12 yields MPTINQLVRRGRVKTDKKVKTRAFRVILTGPKPGHPDLPTRTFEVAGNPQRRGVCTQVKTVTPKKPNSALRKVARVRLTNGEEVTAYIPGIGHNLQEHSVVLVRGGRVKDLPGVRYHIIRGTLDTAGTANRKQGRSKYGAKRSTKK; encoded by the coding sequence GTGCCGACCATCAATCAACTGGTTCGTAGGGGCCGCGTCAAGACCGATAAAAAGGTGAAAACGCGTGCTTTCCGCGTGATCCTCACCGGGCCGAAGCCGGGTCATCCCGATCTTCCGACCCGCACGTTCGAGGTCGCCGGAAACCCGCAGCGTCGCGGCGTCTGCACGCAAGTGAAAACCGTGACGCCGAAGAAGCCGAACTCGGCCCTGCGTAAAGTTGCGCGCGTACGCTTGACCAATGGTGAAGAAGTCACGGCGTACATCCCCGGCATCGGCCATAATTTGCAGGAGCACTCCGTGGTGCTCGTGCGCGGCGGCCGCGTCAAGGATCTTCCGGGCGTGCGTTACCACATCATCCGAGGGACGCTCGATACCGCCGGCACGGCGAATCGCAAGCAAGGCCGCTCGAAATACGGCGCCAAGCGCTCAACCAAAAAGTAA
- the rpsG gene encoding 30S ribosomal protein S7, whose protein sequence is MPRKGPAPKRQILPDPKFNSKVLARFINKLMIKGKKSTAEMLTYGALEIVAEKSGRDPMDVFSQALSNAMPLVEVRPRRVGGATYQVPMEVRPDRRQAMGMRWLINYARARGGRSMEEKLAGELLDAANNIGPTIKKREDTHKMAEANKAFAHYRW, encoded by the coding sequence ATGCCACGTAAAGGCCCGGCTCCGAAACGGCAGATTCTGCCCGACCCGAAGTTCAACTCGAAAGTGCTTGCGCGCTTCATCAATAAATTGATGATCAAGGGCAAGAAGTCGACGGCGGAGATGCTCACCTACGGTGCGCTCGAGATCGTTGCGGAGAAGTCGGGGCGCGATCCCATGGACGTGTTCTCGCAGGCGCTTTCGAACGCGATGCCGCTGGTCGAAGTCCGGCCGCGCCGCGTCGGCGGTGCCACCTATCAGGTCCCGATGGAGGTCCGTCCGGATCGCCGTCAGGCCATGGGTATGCGTTGGCTGATCAACTACGCTCGCGCACGCGGCGGACGTTCGATGGAAGAGAAGCTCGCGGGCGAATTGCTCGATGCAGCCAACAACATCGGCCCGACGATCAAGAAGCGCGAAGATACGCACAAGATGGCTGAAGCGAACAAAGCGTTCGCTCACTACCGCTGGTAA
- the fusA gene encoding elongation factor G, producing the protein MAAREFPLDHTRNIGIAAHIDAGKTTCTERILFYTGRVHKIGEVHDGAATMDWMVQEQERGITITSAATACTWRDNRINIIDTPGHVDFTVEVERSLRVLDGLVALFDSVAAVQPQSETVWRQANKYKVPRIVFVNKMDRMGADFFNVVDKIRERLGAHAVPVQVPIGAEDNFKGVVDLFTLHKIVYTDDAGSTMDETEVEEGELRQTALKWRQKLVEAIAEQDDELLEMFFDGKELPVDRMKTALRKATIAGTVLPMLCGSAFKNKGVQPLLDAIVDYLPSPLEAKTITGVEPRTGEAITREADDNQPFAALAFKIATDPYGNLTYFRVYSGTLDKGSYVYNARTGKKERIGRILRMHANHREDIDAIGAGDIAAAVGLSDTRTGDTLCDEKTPIMLENIIFPEPVISQAIEPKTKGDQDQLGKGLQRLAQEDPTFRMWTDDETQQTIIAGMGELHLEIILDRLRREFKVEANVGKPQVAYKEAITKTVEKQGKFVRQSGGKGQYGDVWLRVEPGEPGSGFIFEWKIVGGKVPKEYAKAVQQGIEESSQNGVLAGFPVLDFKATAFEGSYHDVDSSEMAFKIAASMGWKEANRAAGPILLEPIMKVEVTTPKDYMGSITGDLNRRRGMIQATEEAPGGAQVILANVPLSEMFGYATDMRSATQGRATYTMEFSHYEKAPKSVEEEIIAKSAGKKTSAA; encoded by the coding sequence ATGGCTGCTAGAGAATTTCCCCTCGACCATACCCGTAACATCGGCATCGCCGCACACATCGATGCCGGTAAGACCACCTGTACAGAGCGCATCCTGTTCTACACCGGCCGCGTGCATAAAATCGGTGAAGTGCACGACGGCGCCGCGACGATGGACTGGATGGTTCAGGAGCAGGAGCGCGGCATCACGATCACGTCGGCCGCGACCGCGTGTACCTGGCGCGACAACCGGATCAATATTATCGATACGCCTGGGCACGTGGACTTCACGGTTGAAGTCGAGCGCTCGCTCCGCGTGCTCGATGGCTTGGTCGCGCTTTTCGATTCGGTAGCCGCCGTGCAGCCGCAGTCCGAAACCGTGTGGCGTCAGGCCAATAAGTACAAAGTCCCGCGCATCGTGTTCGTCAATAAGATGGACCGCATGGGTGCGGATTTCTTCAACGTCGTCGATAAGATTCGCGAACGCCTGGGCGCCCACGCGGTGCCGGTCCAAGTGCCGATCGGCGCCGAGGATAACTTCAAGGGCGTCGTCGATCTCTTCACGTTGCACAAGATCGTCTACACGGACGATGCCGGCTCGACGATGGACGAGACCGAAGTCGAAGAGGGCGAACTGCGCCAGACCGCATTGAAGTGGCGCCAAAAATTGGTCGAAGCGATCGCCGAGCAAGACGATGAACTGCTCGAGATGTTCTTCGACGGCAAAGAGCTCCCGGTCGACCGCATGAAAACCGCGCTGCGTAAAGCGACGATCGCGGGCACGGTGCTGCCGATGCTCTGCGGCTCGGCGTTCAAGAACAAGGGCGTACAGCCGCTGCTCGACGCAATCGTCGACTATCTGCCCTCGCCGCTCGAAGCCAAGACCATCACGGGCGTCGAGCCGCGCACCGGCGAAGCGATCACGCGTGAAGCCGACGACAATCAGCCGTTCGCCGCGCTCGCATTCAAGATTGCGACCGATCCGTACGGCAACTTGACGTACTTCCGCGTCTACTCGGGCACGCTCGATAAGGGCTCGTACGTTTACAACGCGCGTACGGGTAAGAAAGAGCGCATCGGACGCATCTTGCGCATGCACGCGAACCATCGCGAAGACATCGACGCGATCGGCGCGGGCGATATCGCAGCGGCCGTCGGCCTCTCGGATACGCGCACGGGCGACACGCTCTGCGACGAAAAGACGCCGATCATGCTCGAGAACATCATCTTCCCCGAGCCCGTGATCTCGCAGGCGATCGAGCCGAAGACCAAGGGTGACCAGGATCAGCTCGGCAAGGGCCTCCAGCGCCTAGCGCAGGAAGACCCGACGTTCCGCATGTGGACCGACGATGAGACGCAGCAGACGATCATCGCCGGCATGGGCGAGTTGCATCTCGAAATTATCTTGGATCGCCTCCGTCGCGAATTCAAGGTCGAGGCCAACGTCGGCAAGCCGCAGGTCGCCTACAAAGAAGCGATCACGAAGACCGTTGAAAAGCAGGGCAAGTTCGTGCGCCAGTCCGGCGGCAAAGGCCAGTACGGCGATGTTTGGCTCAGGGTTGAGCCGGGCGAGCCGGGGAGCGGCTTCATCTTCGAGTGGAAGATCGTCGGCGGTAAGGTGCCTAAGGAATATGCGAAGGCGGTTCAGCAAGGCATCGAGGAGTCGTCGCAAAACGGCGTGCTCGCCGGCTTCCCCGTGCTCGATTTCAAGGCGACCGCGTTCGAAGGCTCGTACCACGATGTCGATTCTTCGGAAATGGCATTTAAGATTGCCGCATCGATGGGCTGGAAAGAAGCCAATCGCGCGGCGGGCCCGATTTTGCTCGAGCCCATCATGAAAGTCGAAGTGACGACGCCCAAAGATTACATGGGCTCGATCACGGGCGATCTCAACCGGCGCCGCGGTATGATCCAGGCGACGGAAGAGGCGCCGGGCGGCGCGCAAGTGATTCTTGCGAAC